From Salarias fasciatus chromosome 5, fSalaFa1.1, whole genome shotgun sequence, a single genomic window includes:
- the c1ql4b gene encoding complement C1q-like protein 4 → MVLVLLVAIPLLVHTTKGGGSGGGGTHYEMLGSCKMVCDTFAPPQGELTSVSPQPPDFSNRRGKQGFRGSPGLPGPPGPKGPPGEPGKPGPPGPPGPGPGGYGPSFYSPKIAFYAGLRKQHEGSEILKFDDVVTNVGNYYEPSTGKFTCPLPGIYYFTYHVLMRGGDGTSMWADLKKNGQVRASAIAQDADQNYDYASNSVILHLDVGDEVCVQLDGGKVHGGNTNKYSTFSGFLIYPD, encoded by the exons ATGGTTCTGGTCCTGCTCGTGGCCATTCCCCTATTGGTCCACACGACCAAGGGGGGAGGGTCGGGAGGAGGGGGCACGCATTACGAAATGCTCGGGAGCTGCAAGATGGTGTGTGACACTTTCGCCCCCCCTCAGGGAGAGCTGACGTCCGTCTCCCCGCAGCCCCCAGACTTCTCAAACCGCAGGGGCAAGCAGGGGTTCAGAGGGAGCCCCGGacttcctggtcctccaggtcccaAAGGGCCCCCAGGAGAGCCTGGAAAGCCCGGTCCCCCTGGTCCACCAGGGCCTGGACCCGGCGGCTATGGCCCCTCCTTCTATAGTCCCAAAATCGCCTTCTACGCCGGCCTCCGGAAACAGCACGAAGGGAGTGAGATACTGAAGTTTGATGACGTGGTGACCAACGTAGGAAACTACTACGAGCCCAGCACCGGCAAGTTCACCTGCCCTCTGCCCGGCATCTACTACTTCACCTACCACGTCCTGATGAGAGGAGGCGACGGGACGAGCATGTGGGCAGACCTGAAGAAGAACGGACAG GTGAGGGCCAGCGCCATCGCTCAGGACGCAGATCAGAACTATGACTACGCCTCCAACAGCGTCATCCTCCACCTGGACGTCGGGGACGAAGTGTGTGTCCAGCTCGACGGGGGCAAAGTACACGGCgggaacacaaacaaatacagcaCCTTTTCTGGCTTCCTCATCTACCCCGACTAA